In Terriglobus sp. TAA 43, a single window of DNA contains:
- a CDS encoding FAD-binding oxidoreductase — protein MDTPVQSPELQHRTVAADVPPVRPESHSDDQFEGKVPFSSWGRYPNYNATVVPLTWQTDYPAIVKKYDGMPAGALAVGMGRSYGDSCLLKDGFLLNATGMNRLLDWDQETGILTAEAGLTLAQLLDFAVPRGYFLPVSPGTKYVTLGGAIANDIHGKNHHVNGTFGCHVTQFELVRSDGTRMHCSPTDNPDWYEATIGGLGLTGVLTWVQIKLKPIVSRLIDYEGIQFHGVDEFLALTEQYKHIEYTVSWVDCTGTGKNFARGVFMIGDHSKIPDKLTPSPEPKLVFPMDLPGQALNQYTVTAFNTVFFHKQIKQRVRALQDYEPFFYPLDKVLHWNRMYGKSGLLQFQYAIPWESAREGTIAILNEVSKSGLASFLAVLKAFGDVKSPGMMSFPQAGITLALDFPIKPGKSFPLFDRLASMTLDYGGKLYPAKDARMTAAQFQKSYPQWEQFARYKDPLLSSSFWERVTQ, from the coding sequence ATGGATACCCCCGTTCAATCTCCGGAATTGCAGCATCGCACTGTGGCGGCGGATGTACCGCCGGTACGTCCTGAATCGCATTCGGATGACCAGTTTGAAGGCAAAGTGCCGTTTAGCTCGTGGGGGCGCTATCCGAATTACAACGCGACCGTGGTGCCGCTGACCTGGCAGACGGACTATCCCGCCATTGTGAAGAAGTATGACGGCATGCCTGCTGGCGCGCTGGCCGTGGGTATGGGCCGCAGCTACGGCGATAGTTGCCTGCTGAAGGATGGCTTCCTGCTCAATGCGACCGGCATGAATCGCCTGCTGGATTGGGACCAGGAGACTGGCATCCTGACTGCCGAAGCAGGTTTGACGCTGGCGCAGTTGCTGGATTTTGCGGTGCCACGCGGATACTTCCTGCCGGTGTCGCCGGGAACGAAATATGTGACGTTGGGCGGCGCGATTGCCAATGACATTCACGGCAAGAATCATCATGTGAATGGCACGTTTGGCTGCCATGTGACGCAGTTTGAACTGGTGCGCAGCGATGGTACACGGATGCACTGCTCGCCTACGGATAACCCGGATTGGTACGAGGCCACGATTGGTGGGCTGGGGCTGACGGGTGTGTTGACGTGGGTGCAGATCAAGCTGAAGCCGATTGTTTCGCGGCTGATTGATTACGAGGGAATTCAGTTTCACGGTGTGGATGAATTCCTGGCCCTGACGGAGCAGTACAAGCACATTGAGTACACCGTGAGCTGGGTGGACTGCACGGGCACGGGCAAGAACTTTGCTCGTGGCGTGTTCATGATCGGTGACCACTCGAAGATTCCGGATAAGCTGACGCCTTCGCCCGAGCCAAAGCTGGTGTTTCCGATGGATCTTCCGGGACAGGCGCTGAACCAGTACACAGTGACTGCCTTCAACACAGTGTTCTTCCATAAGCAGATCAAACAGCGTGTGCGTGCGCTGCAGGATTACGAGCCGTTCTTCTATCCGCTGGATAAGGTACTGCACTGGAATCGCATGTATGGCAAGAGTGGCCTGCTGCAGTTCCAGTACGCCATTCCGTGGGAGAGCGCGCGCGAAGGTACGATTGCGATTCTGAATGAAGTGTCCAAGTCTGGGCTGGCGAGCTTCCTGGCGGTGCTGAAGGCGTTCGGCGATGTGAAGTCGCCGGGCATGATGAGCTTTCCGCAGGCGGGTATTACGCTGGCGTTGGACTTTCCTATCAAGCCGGGTAAGAGTTTTCCGTTGTTTGATCGGCTGGCGAGCATGACGCTGGATTATGGCGGCAAGCTGTATCCCGCGAAGGATGCGCGCATGACTGCGGCGCAGTTCCAGAAGAGCTATCCGCAGTGGGAGCAGTTCGCGCGGTATAAGGACCCGCTGCTCTCCAGCAGCTTCTGGGAACGGGTTACGCAGTAA
- a CDS encoding TIGR03435 family protein codes for MLAHLQLTVVVLALITIGSASAQDTPNWQTAAGTHLAFEVATIKPNASDESASGNFTLGPGDAYTSTGGRFLTKNINLLDYIRFAWKLTDGQVALLEASGPKWIATERFDITAKSDVPNPTKDQMRLMVQSLLADRFALQTHTETRELPTLAIVLITPDKLGPELHAHPTTDNTCSGAAPSPNQPSIASTPNFCGSLRSNGVASSPSHVRITGQKVPLTLLAAQLGQMGGFRRPIIDGTRLTGTFDLTLEWGPDSDTEPMDSNSRQTYLQRALRDQLGIKLEPRTAPVTILLIDHINPEPSAN; via the coding sequence ATGCTGGCGCATCTGCAACTCACGGTTGTGGTTTTGGCTCTGATCACGATAGGCAGCGCTTCCGCCCAGGACACGCCCAATTGGCAGACCGCCGCAGGCACTCACCTCGCCTTTGAGGTCGCCACCATCAAACCCAACGCATCCGACGAATCCGCCAGCGGCAACTTCACACTCGGCCCTGGCGATGCTTACACCAGCACCGGCGGACGCTTCCTCACAAAGAACATCAACCTGCTGGACTACATCCGCTTCGCCTGGAAACTCACCGACGGCCAGGTCGCCCTCCTCGAAGCCAGCGGGCCCAAATGGATCGCAACCGAACGCTTCGACATCACCGCCAAGTCTGACGTGCCCAACCCCACCAAAGACCAGATGCGCCTCATGGTGCAGTCATTGCTCGCCGACCGCTTCGCTCTGCAAACGCACACAGAAACGCGAGAGCTTCCAACACTCGCCATAGTCCTGATCACCCCTGACAAGCTTGGCCCCGAACTCCACGCACATCCCACGACAGACAACACCTGCTCCGGCGCAGCACCATCACCGAACCAACCATCCATCGCCTCGACTCCTAACTTCTGCGGCAGTCTAAGAAGCAACGGCGTAGCATCATCGCCCAGCCACGTCCGCATCACCGGACAAAAAGTCCCGCTCACATTACTCGCCGCACAATTAGGCCAGATGGGAGGCTTCCGTCGTCCCATCATCGACGGAACACGTCTAACTGGCACCTTCGACCTGACGCTCGAGTGGGGACCAGATTCCGACACCGAACCCATGGACAGCAACAGCCGCCAAACCTACCTACAACGAGCACTGCGCGATCAACTCGGCATCAAACTAGAACCCCGAACCGCCCCAGTCACAATCCTGCTCATCGACCACATCAATCCAGAGCCATCAGCCAACTAA
- a CDS encoding alpha-L-fucosidase — translation MKFLPLVLAAAVSTSAIAQHAVQDRPKPRSLPRPSAQTVQQWQGQKFGMFIHFGLYSQLGGMWKGKQIDNGYSEQIMANAPIPLDEYAATAKTFNPTKWDPDAIVKLAKDAGMKFIVITSKHHDGFNMFHTAQTKYNVVDATPYHRDIVKELADACKRGGIGFGVYYSSIDWHEPGMDTYIPTNSNPLSDAHAKFNVAQLRELMTQYGPIREIWFDMGKPTPAQSDLFATTVHKLQPQTMVSGRVWNYEGDFTVMGDNEVPQYGLDEPWQTPASMFNATWGYRSWQARKDVQGKINENILKLVQVVSRGGNYILNIGPEGDGSVVPYEADVLGGVGAWLKPHEEAIYGTQASPFTQLDFGYATVKPGTVYLFVKSLPKDGKLRLPLAGRTRFVSAKLLSSGTALKVERAGSDAVVSMDALSQGYLPVIAVKYKGALLLDKVLVAKGDAPYALNQKNAEMFWNYNGEGYEAKKTLYKLRWLVPQGCSTMTFHVSGEGKVALIAAGKAREVMLRDGVMEKVAVGKDESFEITPAQPFVKGTPLPLTVNAVDVVPGACGR, via the coding sequence ATGAAGTTTCTTCCTCTTGTTCTTGCTGCCGCCGTTTCCACCTCTGCAATTGCGCAACATGCTGTGCAGGACAGGCCTAAGCCTCGTTCGTTGCCGCGGCCTTCTGCGCAGACGGTGCAGCAGTGGCAGGGACAGAAGTTTGGCATGTTCATTCATTTCGGGCTGTATTCGCAGCTTGGCGGCATGTGGAAGGGCAAGCAGATCGACAACGGGTACAGCGAGCAGATCATGGCGAATGCGCCGATCCCGCTGGATGAATATGCCGCGACCGCGAAGACGTTTAATCCTACAAAGTGGGATCCGGATGCCATTGTGAAATTGGCGAAGGATGCGGGGATGAAGTTCATTGTGATCACCTCGAAGCATCACGATGGCTTCAACATGTTTCATACCGCGCAGACGAAGTACAACGTGGTGGATGCCACGCCGTATCACCGCGACATTGTGAAAGAGCTTGCGGATGCGTGCAAGCGCGGTGGCATTGGGTTTGGTGTGTACTACTCGTCGATTGACTGGCATGAGCCGGGGATGGATACGTACATTCCCACGAACAGTAATCCGCTGAGCGATGCGCATGCGAAGTTCAACGTGGCTCAGTTGCGTGAGTTGATGACGCAGTACGGGCCGATTCGCGAGATATGGTTCGACATGGGCAAGCCAACGCCCGCGCAGAGTGATCTGTTTGCGACGACCGTGCACAAGTTGCAGCCGCAGACGATGGTGAGTGGTCGCGTGTGGAACTACGAGGGCGACTTCACGGTGATGGGCGATAACGAAGTGCCGCAGTACGGATTGGATGAGCCGTGGCAGACGCCTGCTTCGATGTTCAACGCGACGTGGGGCTATCGTTCGTGGCAGGCGCGGAAGGATGTTCAGGGAAAGATCAACGAGAACATTCTGAAGCTGGTGCAGGTGGTGAGCCGTGGTGGCAACTACATCCTGAACATTGGGCCGGAAGGTGATGGCAGTGTTGTGCCTTATGAAGCGGATGTGTTGGGTGGTGTGGGCGCCTGGTTGAAGCCGCATGAAGAGGCGATCTATGGCACGCAGGCTTCGCCATTTACGCAACTTGATTTTGGCTATGCGACGGTGAAGCCGGGAACGGTTTATTTGTTTGTGAAGTCGTTGCCGAAGGATGGGAAGTTGCGTTTGCCGTTGGCGGGACGCACGCGGTTTGTTTCTGCGAAGTTGTTGTCGTCAGGCACGGCGCTGAAGGTAGAGCGTGCGGGTAGTGATGCGGTCGTGTCAATGGATGCGTTGTCGCAGGGGTATCTGCCGGTGATTGCGGTGAAGTATAAAGGCGCGTTGTTGCTGGATAAGGTTTTGGTCGCGAAGGGCGATGCGCCGTACGCACTGAACCAGAAGAATGCAGAGATGTTCTGGAATTACAACGGCGAAGGTTATGAGGCGAAGAAGACGCTTTATAAGTTGCGCTGGCTGGTGCCGCAGGGATGCTCGACGATGACATTTCACGTGAGTGGTGAAGGCAAGGTTGCGCTGATTGCAGCGGGTAAGGCTCGCGAAGTGATGCTGCGCGATGGTGTTATGGAGAAGGTCGCGGTGGGTAAGGATGAGTCGTTTGAGATAACGCCTGCGCAGCCTTTTGTGAAGGGGACTCCGCTGCCGTTGACTGTGAACGCTGTGGATGTGGTGCCGGGGGCTTGTGGTCGCTAG
- a CDS encoding serine hydrolase gives MIARAVLSLAVLSTAVIASAQNIRKLDGSHVSVAEAEQFAAKTLAANHVTGAQIVVVNDGKVAWSYAYGLRRKNPDLPMTTNTTTWAASITKAVFATYVMQLVQQGKFDLDKPMPQQLPKPWTEYEAYKDSASEIVNDPRWAKLTPRMCLSHTGGLLNIVSMQEPDKKLRFHFEPGDHYSYSGECLNLVQFSIEQQQGKSLDILMQDAIFGPLQMTRTSEIYQARFAEDVADRFDKDEKFRSQTKRFPARASGNMTSSAADLGRFVEALFAGKIIDATTQKKMLTPQVQIRTLHQFALAKDEPEGTEAKQVGLAYGLGWGLLTKTKFGPAFFKEGHGDGAQNYMVCFTRRKDCMILLTNSDNGEFAFQPLLETIFGDTVTPWEWEMYTTSAIEAARKVQ, from the coding sequence ATGATCGCTCGTGCCGTTCTTTCGTTGGCTGTTCTTTCTACTGCTGTAATCGCGTCTGCGCAGAATATACGCAAGCTGGATGGTAGCCATGTTTCTGTTGCTGAGGCGGAGCAGTTTGCTGCGAAGACGCTAGCGGCGAACCATGTGACGGGTGCGCAGATTGTTGTAGTGAACGATGGCAAGGTTGCATGGAGCTATGCCTATGGTTTGCGGCGTAAGAATCCTGATCTTCCGATGACGACCAACACAACGACGTGGGCTGCTTCGATTACGAAAGCGGTGTTTGCGACGTATGTGATGCAGTTGGTGCAGCAGGGCAAGTTTGATCTGGATAAGCCGATGCCGCAGCAACTTCCGAAGCCGTGGACCGAGTACGAGGCTTATAAGGATTCCGCTTCAGAGATTGTGAACGATCCGCGATGGGCGAAGCTGACGCCGCGTATGTGTCTTTCGCATACCGGTGGGCTGTTGAACATTGTGAGTATGCAGGAGCCGGATAAGAAGCTGCGTTTTCACTTTGAGCCGGGCGATCATTACTCGTATTCGGGTGAGTGTCTGAACCTGGTGCAGTTTTCGATTGAACAGCAGCAGGGAAAGTCGTTGGACATCCTGATGCAGGATGCGATCTTTGGTCCGTTGCAGATGACGAGAACATCAGAGATTTATCAGGCTCGGTTTGCGGAGGATGTTGCGGATCGTTTTGATAAGGACGAGAAGTTTCGCTCGCAGACCAAACGATTTCCTGCGCGTGCGAGTGGCAACATGACGTCAAGCGCTGCTGATCTTGGTCGCTTCGTCGAAGCGCTGTTTGCAGGAAAGATCATTGATGCGACGACGCAGAAGAAGATGTTGACACCGCAGGTGCAGATCCGCACGCTACATCAGTTTGCCCTGGCCAAGGATGAGCCGGAAGGAACAGAAGCCAAGCAGGTTGGGCTGGCGTATGGACTTGGATGGGGTTTGTTGACGAAGACAAAGTTCGGGCCTGCGTTCTTCAAAGAAGGCCACGGTGATGGCGCTCAGAACTACATGGTGTGCTTCACGCGCCGCAAAGACTGCATGATTCTGCTGACCAATTCGGATAATGGTGAGTTCGCGTTTCAGCCGTTGCTGGAGACGATCTTTGGCGATACGGTGACGCCGTGGGAGTGGGAGATGTATACGACTTCTGCGATTGAAGCGGCGCGCAAGGTGCAGTAA
- a CDS encoding alpha-glucosidase, giving the protein MQDALIHGQTKHWWKEAVVYQIYPRSFQDSNGDGIGDLPGITSRLDYLRDLGVDVLWLSPHYDSPNADNGYDIRDYRKVMHEFGTMQDFDALLAGIKQRGMRLIVDLVANHTSDEHVWFIESRKSRDNPYRDYYIWRPGKIAASGAELPPNNFGSAFSGSAWTKDGASGEYYLHLFAEKQPDLNWDNPAVREEIYSIMRFWLNKGVDGFRMDVIPFISKDATFPDVLPHESQVHINANGPHLHDYLQEMNREVLSKYDCMTVGEAHGISIEETPTLVDERLHELNMIFNFDAVRLNREGRNWRQWKLTELKAIYARQYEALGMHSWNTIFFANHDNPRLVSAFGDDSDAYRVRSAKALATMLLTLKGTAYLYQGDELGMTHYPFRSIDEYDDIEAKNAWKFDVLTGKETEEHYLDNLAKVSRDHARTPMQWDDSPNAGFTSPDAKPWLAVNPNYPKINAADALCNPDSIYHYMQDLLRLRKRTLGFVYGDYEDLAPEHPSLFLYARTLGEERFLVALNFSQETFALPDEFSSGRMVLSNTASISTELGAWESRIVLA; this is encoded by the coding sequence ATGCAAGATGCGTTGATCCACGGGCAGACGAAACATTGGTGGAAGGAAGCGGTCGTCTACCAGATTTATCCGCGTAGCTTTCAGGATTCCAATGGTGACGGCATTGGCGATCTGCCGGGCATCACGTCGCGGTTGGATTATCTTCGCGATCTTGGTGTGGATGTTCTCTGGCTGTCGCCGCACTACGATTCGCCGAATGCAGACAATGGCTATGACATTCGCGACTATCGAAAAGTGATGCACGAGTTTGGCACTATGCAGGATTTTGATGCGCTACTGGCGGGAATTAAGCAGCGTGGCATGCGGTTGATCGTTGACCTGGTTGCGAACCACACTTCGGATGAGCATGTGTGGTTTATTGAGAGTCGCAAGAGCAGGGACAATCCGTATCGCGATTACTACATCTGGAGGCCGGGAAAGATTGCAGCGAGTGGAGCGGAGCTTCCGCCGAATAATTTCGGGTCGGCATTTTCTGGTTCTGCGTGGACTAAGGACGGGGCGAGTGGGGAGTACTACTTGCACTTGTTTGCAGAGAAGCAGCCGGATTTGAATTGGGATAATCCTGCGGTGCGTGAAGAGATTTACAGCATCATGCGCTTCTGGCTGAACAAGGGCGTAGATGGATTTCGCATGGATGTGATCCCGTTCATCAGTAAAGACGCCACGTTTCCAGATGTATTGCCGCATGAGAGCCAAGTGCACATCAATGCGAATGGGCCGCATCTGCATGACTATCTGCAGGAGATGAATCGCGAGGTGTTGTCAAAGTATGACTGCATGACGGTGGGCGAGGCGCATGGCATCAGTATTGAAGAGACGCCGACGCTGGTGGATGAGCGTCTTCACGAATTGAATATGATTTTCAACTTCGATGCGGTGCGACTGAATCGTGAGGGTCGTAACTGGCGGCAGTGGAAACTTACTGAGTTGAAGGCCATCTATGCGCGTCAGTATGAAGCGTTGGGCATGCATTCGTGGAACACGATCTTCTTTGCAAATCATGACAATCCTCGATTGGTGAGTGCGTTTGGCGATGACAGCGACGCATACCGTGTACGCAGCGCGAAGGCGTTGGCTACGATGCTGCTGACGCTGAAGGGGACTGCTTATCTGTATCAGGGTGATGAGTTGGGGATGACGCATTATCCGTTTCGGTCGATCGACGAGTACGACGACATTGAAGCGAAGAATGCGTGGAAGTTCGACGTACTGACGGGTAAGGAAACCGAGGAGCACTACCTGGACAATCTGGCTAAGGTCAGTCGCGATCATGCTCGTACGCCCATGCAGTGGGATGATTCACCGAATGCGGGATTCACTTCACCGGATGCAAAGCCGTGGCTGGCGGTGAATCCAAACTATCCGAAGATCAATGCGGCGGATGCGCTGTGTAATCCCGATTCGATTTATCACTACATGCAAGATTTGCTGCGGTTGCGGAAGCGCACGCTCGGGTTTGTTTATGGCGACTATGAGGACCTTGCACCAGAGCATCCTTCCTTGTTTCTGTATGCGCGCACGCTCGGCGAAGAAAGGTTTCTGGTTGCGTTGAACTTCTCGCAGGAAACCTTTGCCTTGCCGGATGAGTTTTCGAGTGGACGGATGGTGTTGTCGAACACGGCTTCAATTTCTACGGAACTTGGAGCATGGGAGTCGCGTATTGTGTTGGCATGA
- a CDS encoding M1 family metallopeptidase, producing MKYWVSLFFVLFLMACCRSFAQQDVATAKKMQLLGEYGPYRANNDLLHYTLTVRVNPEDQSIAGDNQVRFRMLEDGQRIQLDLAQELAIDKVLYRGKPAKVTREEESFFVDVPRVMRKGSVQTLDVFYSGHPRKAGRFGGMSYEKDSAGKPWVFTACEGNGARVWWPNKDQWKDEPQQGVDLRVSAPNGLMDVSNGRLLGHRDLHDGYTQWNWRVTYPINNYDVTLNVGNYVHWNDKPLGKLTIDFYAKPEDLEKAKAQFVQARPMLEIFNKKIGEYAFVRDGYKLVQVPYAGMEHQSAVAYGNGFENSYHGGDWTGVGISPRFDFIIIHESGHEWFGNAITAADPGDMWIHEGWCTYAEDIYVEGRWGKDDAIKYVNGYKKKVKNQRPVLGPRGQDREPRDEDQYFKGALFLNTLRSVVDDDAKWYAGIHAYYEHFKYKTILTEDVVSFWNKYTGRDLTPIFNEYLRHAALPKLDLKFDDAAGTVQYRWDAEEAGFNMPVKAGDPQHWTLLHPTAAWQTMRAKRDSFKVAEDLYYIDVVKQ from the coding sequence ATGAAGTATTGGGTGTCATTGTTTTTTGTTTTATTTTTGATGGCCTGCTGTCGCAGCTTCGCGCAACAAGATGTTGCTACAGCAAAGAAGATGCAATTGCTGGGTGAGTACGGTCCGTATCGCGCAAACAACGACCTGCTGCATTACACGCTGACGGTACGCGTAAATCCTGAAGATCAGAGCATTGCCGGAGATAACCAGGTGCGGTTTCGCATGCTGGAGGATGGGCAGCGAATTCAACTTGACCTGGCTCAGGAACTGGCGATCGACAAGGTGCTGTACCGCGGGAAGCCAGCGAAGGTGACACGCGAGGAAGAGTCGTTCTTTGTGGATGTGCCACGTGTGATGCGCAAGGGATCGGTGCAAACACTGGATGTGTTTTACAGCGGCCATCCGCGCAAGGCCGGGCGATTTGGCGGCATGAGTTATGAGAAAGACTCTGCGGGCAAGCCGTGGGTGTTTACCGCGTGTGAAGGCAATGGCGCGCGCGTGTGGTGGCCGAACAAGGATCAGTGGAAGGACGAGCCACAGCAGGGTGTTGATCTGCGTGTGAGCGCGCCCAACGGGCTGATGGACGTTTCCAATGGCCGGTTGTTGGGGCATCGCGATCTGCACGACGGATACACGCAGTGGAACTGGCGCGTGACGTATCCGATCAACAACTACGATGTGACCCTGAACGTTGGCAACTATGTTCATTGGAATGATAAGCCGTTAGGTAAGCTAACGATTGATTTTTATGCCAAGCCTGAAGACCTGGAGAAGGCAAAGGCTCAGTTTGTGCAGGCGCGGCCGATGCTGGAGATCTTCAATAAGAAGATTGGCGAGTATGCCTTTGTGCGCGATGGTTACAAGCTGGTTCAGGTGCCGTATGCGGGTATGGAACATCAGAGTGCTGTGGCGTACGGTAACGGCTTCGAGAACAGTTATCACGGTGGTGACTGGACAGGCGTAGGGATTAGTCCGCGGTTCGATTTCATCATCATTCACGAGAGTGGGCATGAGTGGTTTGGCAATGCCATCACAGCGGCTGACCCCGGGGATATGTGGATTCACGAGGGCTGGTGCACTTATGCCGAAGATATCTATGTGGAAGGTCGCTGGGGCAAGGATGATGCCATCAAGTATGTGAATGGCTACAAGAAGAAGGTGAAGAACCAGCGACCAGTTCTGGGGCCGCGCGGCCAGGATCGAGAGCCGCGGGATGAAGATCAGTACTTCAAGGGTGCGTTGTTTCTGAATACGCTGCGTTCTGTGGTGGATGACGATGCGAAGTGGTATGCGGGAATCCATGCGTACTACGAACACTTCAAGTACAAGACGATTCTTACGGAAGATGTAGTGTCGTTCTGGAACAAGTACACCGGCCGCGATCTGACGCCGATCTTCAATGAGTATCTGCGACATGCTGCGTTGCCGAAGCTGGACCTGAAGTTTGATGATGCAGCGGGCACTGTGCAGTATCGGTGGGACGCCGAAGAAGCGGGATTCAATATGCCTGTGAAGGCAGGCGATCCTCAGCACTGGACGTTGCTGCATCCTACGGCGGCGTGGCAGACGATGCGGGCGAAACGCGACAGTTTCAAGGTTGCGGAAGATCTGTACTACATCGATGTTGTAAAGCAGTAG
- the rplT gene encoding 50S ribosomal protein L20, whose product MPRVKRGTKRRDRRKKILRRASGYFLTKSKLYQAAQEAVERGLKFAYVGRKQKKRQFRSLWIVRIGAGARLNGLSYSTFISGLKKAGVELDRKVLSDIATNDAAGFAALAAQAKAANEKAKAAA is encoded by the coding sequence ATGCCCCGCGTAAAACGTGGCACAAAACGTAGAGATCGCCGCAAGAAGATTCTTCGCCGCGCGTCTGGCTACTTCCTCACAAAATCGAAACTGTACCAGGCAGCCCAGGAAGCCGTTGAGCGCGGCCTGAAGTTTGCCTATGTTGGTCGTAAGCAGAAGAAGCGTCAGTTCCGCTCGCTGTGGATCGTCCGAATTGGTGCAGGTGCTCGCCTGAATGGCCTGAGCTACTCGACGTTCATCAGCGGCCTGAAGAAGGCCGGCGTTGAGCTGGACCGTAAGGTTCTGTCGGACATCGCGACGAACGACGCCGCAGGTTTTGCTGCTCTGGCTGCACAGGCTAAGGCTGCAAACGAGAAGGCCAAGGCAGCAGCGTAA
- the rpmI gene encoding 50S ribosomal protein L35 — protein MPKMKTHTGAKKRFSKTGTGKIKRGQTKKRHILTSKSTKVKRKLTSQAYVSDGDHAKVSRMIPYA, from the coding sequence ATGCCTAAGATGAAGACCCACACAGGGGCGAAAAAGCGCTTCAGCAAGACTGGCACCGGCAAGATCAAGCGCGGCCAGACGAAGAAGCGTCACATCCTGACCTCCAAGTCGACCAAGGTAAAGCGTAAGTTGACCTCGCAAGCCTATGTGTCCGACGGCGATCACGCCAAGGTCTCCCGGATGATTCCCTACGCCTGA
- a CDS encoding cupin domain-containing protein gives MEIQRAGSKASGIGPADYFTGAVRIDPLFQAPDPALVAGASVTFEPGARTAWHTHPLGQTLIVTAGLGWAQREDGPVEEIRPGDVVWFAPGEKHWHGATPTNGMTHIAIQERLDGKVVNWMEHVSNEQYRR, from the coding sequence ATGGAGATTCAACGGGCGGGTTCGAAGGCGTCGGGTATTGGTCCGGCGGATTACTTTACTGGCGCGGTGAGGATTGACCCGTTGTTTCAAGCACCTGATCCTGCACTGGTTGCGGGTGCGAGCGTGACGTTTGAGCCGGGCGCGCGGACGGCCTGGCACACGCATCCGCTGGGACAGACGCTGATTGTGACGGCGGGTCTTGGCTGGGCGCAGCGTGAAGACGGACCGGTGGAGGAGATTCGGCCGGGTGATGTGGTGTGGTTTGCGCCGGGAGAGAAGCATTGGCACGGGGCGACGCCGACCAACGGGATGACCCATATTGCGATTCAGGAGCGACTGGATGGCAAGGTGGTGAATTGGATGGAACACGTTTCCAACGAACAATACCGCCGCTAA